In one Butyrivibrio proteoclasticus B316 genomic region, the following are encoded:
- a CDS encoding ABC transporter permease, which produces MKIQSKNKGAVVTTSWKSALKRDWQLYLLLLIPLVLVIVFSYGAYPGLRMAFMDYKPAKGYAGSKWVGWATFQKVFKDADFSRALRNSIVFNLADLLVGFPMPIILALILNELRYKRFKKVSQTILYLPHFLSWAIIGSVALTMFKPSSGLVNVAMMQTGLIDQGIPFLNEKWHWAVTYLLIGVWQGMGWGTILYLAAITGISGELYEAAMIDGANRWQRMVHITLPGIRSTIVTLLIMNLGRVMGSNLERLTALGNTQVKEFQYQLAVYIYQKGISNNKFSMATAVGLFQSAIGVILVLLSDRIAKKLGEDGLL; this is translated from the coding sequence ATGAAAATACAAAGTAAAAATAAGGGAGCGGTGGTTACCACGTCTTGGAAAAGCGCCTTAAAGAGGGACTGGCAGCTTTATCTACTTCTCTTAATTCCATTAGTTTTAGTAATAGTATTTAGTTATGGTGCATATCCCGGACTTCGAATGGCATTTATGGATTACAAACCTGCTAAGGGATACGCTGGTAGTAAATGGGTAGGCTGGGCTACATTCCAGAAGGTTTTCAAAGATGCTGATTTTAGCAGAGCACTTAGAAACTCAATTGTATTTAACCTGGCTGACCTGCTTGTAGGATTTCCGATGCCTATTATCCTGGCTCTGATTCTCAATGAGCTCAGATATAAGAGATTCAAAAAGGTATCACAGACAATCCTCTATCTGCCACACTTTTTATCATGGGCTATCATCGGTAGTGTTGCTCTTACAATGTTCAAGCCTTCAAGCGGACTTGTGAACGTAGCAATGATGCAGACTGGTCTCATTGATCAGGGTATTCCGTTCCTCAATGAGAAATGGCATTGGGCAGTAACTTATCTGCTGATTGGTGTTTGGCAGGGCATGGGATGGGGAACAATCCTCTATCTTGCAGCTATCACAGGTATTAGCGGAGAACTTTATGAAGCGGCAATGATCGATGGCGCTAACCGCTGGCAGAGAATGGTTCACATTACACTTCCTGGAATCAGGAGCACAATTGTTACACTGCTTATTATGAACCTTGGACGAGTTATGGGCAGTAACCTCGAGAGACTTACAGCCCTTGGAAATACTCAGGTTAAAGAGTTCCAGTATCAGCTCGCTGTTTATATTTACCAGAAAGGTATCAGTAACAATAAGTTTAGTATGGCAACTGCAGTAGGTCTTTTCCAATCTGCAATCGGTGTTATACTGGTGCTTTTATCAGACAGAATAGCCAAGAAACTTGGCGAAGACGGCTTGCTATAA